A segment of the Promicromonospora sukumoe genome:
CACGAGCCGGCCCACGGTCGTCTTGCCCGTGCCCGGGTTGCCGGTGAACACGAGGTGGCGCGTCAGCGTGGGGGAGGTGAGCCCGGCCTCGGCCCGCAGGCGCTCGATACGCAACAGCTCGGTCTGGCGGTGGATCTCGTCCTTGACCCGGCCCAGGCCGATGAGCCGGTCGAGCTCCGCGAGGAGCTCCTCCAGGGTCTTCTCGGGCTCCTTGCCCTCGGTCGGCTCGGCCGGGGCTCCCGCGTCCTGCGCCGTGGCGGTCGCTCCCGCTCCTGCCGGGTCGGAGCCCGCGGCCGACGGCGCCGGCCCGGTGGGCGGCGTCGTCGTCGGGAGGGGCGTCGCGGGCTCGCCGAACAGTGTCGGGAGGCCGGGCGGGTAGGCGGCCGACGGCGCCTGGTCGCGGCCCGCCGCCGCGCTGCGGTGGACGGCCTTGGTGCCCTCCGCGGCGGCGATCGCGCTGATGCTCGGGTCGCCCAGGGAGGCGGCCGCGTCGACGACGGCGGCCAGCGCGTCGGCGTAGCCGGCGGCCTGCTGCGGCGCGGTCGCGATGAGGCCGGCGAGCAGGTCGGTCGGGGCGGAGCGCCAGCGGCGGGCGCTCACGGCGGCGTCGAAGAACGGCTGCAGCGTGGCCGACGTCGGGCGGGCGGAGCCGCTCGCCGCCGCGCCACCGGAGGCGGTGGCCGCGAGCCAGTCCGCCGGGGCGCCCGGGGACGACTCAGCCACGGCGGCGGCCAGCCGCTCGCCCTCGGCCCGGGCGGCGGGGCCGTCGACGCCCGCGGCGGTGCCGGCCCGGGCGAGGGCGTCGAGCGCGGCGGTCAGCGCCGTCGTCGTCACGGGGCCTCCAGCGGGGCCGGGCCCGACGCCGTGCCAGGACCCGCCGTACCCGGGCCGGGCAGCGGCTGGCCCGGCAGGGCCTGGCCCGTGCCGGCGCTCGGGAGGGTGAGCCCGCCCGAGCCGCCGAACTTCTCCTCCAGGAACCGGCCGTGCGCGACGAGCGCCACGGCGTCGGCGCGGGAGACGGCGTCGGAGATCTTGTCGAGCGTGGCGCCCAGCAGGTCGAGCTGGTCGCACAGGATCAGCAGCGACGTCTTGCCGCGGTCCACGACGCGCCGGTCGGCGAAGTCGCGGGGCAGGCGCAGGTAGGCGTCCACGGCCTCGGGCAGGTAGCTCGTCGCCGTCGCGACCACGGTGTGCGCCTGCTGGGAGCCGGCGCCGAGCCGGTCCAGCCGGGGCACCATCTCGTGCACGGTCTCGGCGACGCGCTGCACCCGGGCGGTCACGGCGGCGGGAGCCTTGCCCGACGCGCGGGCCAGCACCGCGTCGACGGAGGTGACGATCTGCTCCGTCGTCGGCGGTGCCGGGATGGCGAGAGGCTGCTCCTCCTCGGTGCGTCCGCCGCCGAAGATCCGCTGCCACCAGCCCATACGTTCCCCCGTGCCTGTGGCCGTCACCGGGTGCCGAGGTCGAGAGAACCGCTCGCCACGCCGTCGGTGTTCGTGCGTCGCGCCCGCTCGACGTACTCGGACGCCTTGGTCGTCTCCGTCTGCAGCACCCCGATGGTCTGCGACATCGAGTCCAGGGCCCGCGTCTTGAAGTCGCTGATGGAGTCCATCGTCGCGTAGATGTTCGCGAACGCGGACTGGAGCTGCTCGATGCCGACGGTCGAGCTCGCGGCCTGCTCCTGGATGGTCGCCGACTGGTCGGCGAGCATCTTGGACGTCGAGGCGATCATGTTCGACGTCGTGGTGTTCAGGGCGCCGATCTGGTCGAGGACCAGCTTCTGGTTCGCCAGCGCCTGCGCCACGATGACGGCGGTGCGCAGCGCGGAGACCGTGGTGGTGGTCGCGCGGTCGACGCCCTTGGTGAGCTCGATGTTGTTCTTGATGATGATGTCGATCGCGAGGTAGCCCTGGATCGAGACGGCGAGCTGGGTGAGCAGGTCCTGGTGCTTCTGGCGCACGTAGAACAGGACGTCCTCGGACAGCGCCTTGGCCCGCTCCGGCTCGGCGATCTGCAGCTCGGCGATCTTCGCGGAGAGCTGGGCGTCGAGGCGCTCGGCCACGTAGATGTACTGGTTCAGCCGGGACATCGTGTCCCAGAGGTTCTGCTTCTCCAGGTTGAGCGCGGCGTTGTCCTTGCGCAGCTCGTCCTGGCCGTTGTAGAGCGCCTGGATGATGGCGTTGAGCTGGCCCTGGGCGGACTCGTAGCGGCGGAAGTAGTCCTGGATCTTGTCGCCGAACGGGATGACGCCGAGGATCTTGCGGCCCACGCTCGCCTCGGACGGGTCGAGGTCCTCGACGGTGCGGCGCAGCTCCAGGAGGGTCTGGCCCACCTTCGAGCCGTCGGCGAGGCCGCCCTCCTTCAGGGCCCGGACGGGCGTGGCCAGCAGGCGGTTGCTGGAGTCGGCGGCCTGCCGGATGTCCTGGTCGCCCATGGTGCGCACGTCGTCGGCGCGCTTGGCGAACTCGGGTGAGCGGGTGTCTGTGCCGAGCAGGCCGTCCAGGTACGTGCTGACCTTCTGGTCGAGCGCGGGCGCGACCGCGGGGTCCACCTTGGGCGCCATCTTGGGGGCCTGCGTCGCCGCGACGGGCTGCACGGGGTCGGGCGCGCTGAGCACGAGCGGCTCTGCGGGCGCGGGGGGTTGAAGCGGCATCGGCTCGGTCATCGGTGCTCCTCGAGATAGGGCGTCCGAACGCGGCGAGTATATGCCGCGGGCTACCGTCGGCGAGGGGCGGAAGCGCTGCTCGGCGGGGTGAGAACGAGGGGGCCGCCGGGAGAGTTCCCGGCGTCGCGGGTGACTCTTCCGAGGCGCTGCCGGCGACGCTTCCGGAGCGCCGCCGGTGACTCTTCCGGACGGCCCGCGAGGAGGCGTATCGCAGGTATTCGCTGCGCCGCGGCGGCGCGCGGCGTACGTTGCTCCGGTGCCCCCCGAGACGTCCCTGTGGCCGGAGCAGCGGCGGTCCCGCCGGTCCGCCCGGTCGCGCCGTCGTGCCCCCGCCGGACGCCGCCACGGGCGCCGTCGACGGCGCCACCCGGCGGTGCTGTTCGTCCTGGCCGTCGTGCTGGGCGTGACGGCGTCGTCGGGCACCGCCTGGGCGCTCGGGATGCTCGACCCGGGCACGGTGGCGGCGGTGCCGGCGACCGTCCTGAGCGACGTCCGCGAGCGGGCGGCCGGGCACACCACGGAGACCGTCGCGCGGACCGCCGTCGCGGACAGCACGGTCCTGGCCGCGGAGCTGGAGACCGAGGTGCGGTCCGCGCGCGCCCTGCTGCGCGGCGGCGACGACACGGCCGCGGGCCGGGCCGAGCGTGCGGAGCTGCGCGCGGCGATCGAGGAGGCGGAGCGGGTGGCGACGGCGCTGGCCGCGGTGACGTGGTCGCCGTCGGGCACGCACGAGGAGGCCGCCGCGCTGCGGGAGCAGGCCGCCGTCCTGCGCGACGAGGCGCGCGCGGCCGGTGCCGCGCTGCGGAAGGCGACCGAGGCGGTGGCCGCGTCCGGGCGGGAGCGCCGCGAGGGCGTCCAGGCGGCGGGCGGCGCCTCCGCCGCCCCGACGGACCGGACGACGGGTGCCGCGACGACCGACCTCGGCACCGGGACCGGCCCCGACGGCGTCACCGCGTCCGCCGGGCCCACGGGCACCTGCCCCGAGCCGGACCAGGTGTGGTCGGCCGACAACGGGCGGCTGGGGCCGGCCCAGCTCGCCCAGCTCCCGTTCGCGCCGGGGCACGCCGTGCGCTCGGACGTCGTGAGCGGGCTGACCGACCTGAACGCGGCGTTCGCCGCCGAGTTCGGCGTGAACCTGACGGTCAACTCCTCCTACCGCACCTACGCCGAGCAGGAGGCGCTGTACGACCCGGCGTCGAAGACCGCCGCGCCGCCCGGCTGCTCCAACCACGGCACGGGCCTCGCGGTCGACCTGGGCGGCGGCGCGGAAACCTTCGGGTCGGCGCAGTACCAGTGGCTCCAGGCCAACGGCGAGGCCTACGGCTGGGTGCACCCGCCGTTCGCGGAGCCCACCGGGCGCAACCCGGAGCCCTGGCACTGGCAGTCGGTCCTGGCGCCGAACAGCTACTGAGGCTGCCGGCCCGCGCGCGGACGGAGCGCGGACCGGGCGCCGGCGTCGTCGTATGCCCGGTATGTACCGGGTGTGGCGCGCCTCACCCGAGCCCGGACCACGGAATATGCCCGCCCGGCCCCGGGGTTTGGGAGCATGAACGAAGTCGTTCGGACACCCTTCCAGACAGGATGCACCCGTAGCCATGCCCTCGCGCCGGTTCTCCCGCCCGCGTGCCGCCGTCGTCGTCACGGCCGCCGTCGCCCTTCTGCTCGCCGCCTGCTCGCCCGGGGGAGGGACCAGCAGCGAACCGTCCGGCGAGCCCGTCACGGGCGGCACCCTGACCTACGCGTCGGGCGACGCCGAGCCGTCCTGCCTCGACCCGCACGTCGGCGGCAACTACCCGCAGGCGCTCATCGCCACCCAGTACCTGGAGTCGCTCGTCTCGCTGGACGAGGACGGCGAGGTGGTCCCGTGGCTCGCCACCGAGTGGGACGCCAGCGACGACGGCCTGGAGTGGGAGTTCACGCTCCGCGACGACGTGACGTTCACCGACGGCACCCCGTTCGACGCCGAGGCCGTCGCCGCGAACATCGCGCACGTGCAGGACCCGGCCACGGCGTCGTCGACCGGGTACCTCGCGCTGGCGAAGATCAAGGACGTCGTCGCCGTCGACGACCACCTGGTCCGGTTCGAGATGAGCGCCCCCGACTCCGCGCTGCTGGAGTCGCTGTCGCAGGTGTGGGTCGCGATGGAGTCGCCCACGGCCCTGGAGCGCAGCCAGGAGGACAACTGCGCGGCGCCCGTCGGCACCGGGCCGTTCGTCGTCGACACCTGGGAGCGCCAGGACTCGGTGACCCTCGTCCGCAACGACGACTACAACTCGCCGCCCGCCGACGTCGCCGAGGCGACCGAGGGCAGCGACCTGCCGTACCTCGACTCGATCGT
Coding sequences within it:
- a CDS encoding M15 family metallopeptidase is translated as MPPETSLWPEQRRSRRSARSRRRAPAGRRHGRRRRRHPAVLFVLAVVLGVTASSGTAWALGMLDPGTVAAVPATVLSDVRERAAGHTTETVARTAVADSTVLAAELETEVRSARALLRGGDDTAAGRAERAELRAAIEEAERVATALAAVTWSPSGTHEEAAALREQAAVLRDEARAAGAALRKATEAVAASGRERREGVQAAGGASAAPTDRTTGAATTDLGTGTGPDGVTASAGPTGTCPEPDQVWSADNGRLGPAQLAQLPFAPGHAVRSDVVSGLTDLNAAFAAEFGVNLTVNSSYRTYAEQEALYDPASKTAAPPGCSNHGTGLAVDLGGGAETFGSAQYQWLQANGEAYGWVHPPFAEPTGRNPEPWHWQSVLAPNSY
- a CDS encoding toxic anion resistance protein; this translates as MTEPMPLQPPAPAEPLVLSAPDPVQPVAATQAPKMAPKVDPAVAPALDQKVSTYLDGLLGTDTRSPEFAKRADDVRTMGDQDIRQAADSSNRLLATPVRALKEGGLADGSKVGQTLLELRRTVEDLDPSEASVGRKILGVIPFGDKIQDYFRRYESAQGQLNAIIQALYNGQDELRKDNAALNLEKQNLWDTMSRLNQYIYVAERLDAQLSAKIAELQIAEPERAKALSEDVLFYVRQKHQDLLTQLAVSIQGYLAIDIIIKNNIELTKGVDRATTTTVSALRTAVIVAQALANQKLVLDQIGALNTTTSNMIASTSKMLADQSATIQEQAASSTVGIEQLQSAFANIYATMDSISDFKTRALDSMSQTIGVLQTETTKASEYVERARRTNTDGVASGSLDLGTR
- a CDS encoding AAA family ATPase, whose protein sequence is MTTTALTAALDALARAGTAAGVDGPAARAEGERLAAAVAESSPGAPADWLAATASGGAAASGSARPTSATLQPFFDAAVSARRWRSAPTDLLAGLIATAPQQAAGYADALAAVVDAAASLGDPSISAIAAAEGTKAVHRSAAAGRDQAPSAAYPPGLPTLFGEPATPLPTTTPPTGPAPSAAGSDPAGAGATATAQDAGAPAEPTEGKEPEKTLEELLAELDRLIGLGRVKDEIHRQTELLRIERLRAEAGLTSPTLTRHLVFTGNPGTGKTTVGRLVAGIYRALGLLEKGHLVEVDRSELVAGYLGQTAEKTTAVVQRALGGVLFIDEAYALAEDQYGREAVDTLVKDMEDHRDDLVVIVAGYPGPMARFIGTNPGLESRFARTITFEDYSADELRRIFEAMSRAADFEPEPAALDRFDRLAADQHRGEGFGNGRWARNVLDSAIARHAWRLRDVERPTVDQLRTLVPEDLEDVVDIGTDSEAGL